A section of the Pseudomonas sp. FP453 genome encodes:
- a CDS encoding transporter substrate-binding domain-containing protein codes for MFKRYGSALLIGAVALMFGGPLQAGALDDAVRRGVLKVGTTPTYVPFEMTDRQGRIVGFEIDLLQAMSRALDVELELVAVPYTELLPGLMAKRFDLIGSGMTVTQQRNLRLNFSDAFMVVGQTVLLHPSLAGKVTSIEDLDEAGYRIAATAGTTGEMAAQRFLGAARLSSFTTPEEGVRHVVEGKADAFVHDAPYNLIAISRAENASLFALEQPFTYEPLAFGLKKGDYDSLNWINHFLNQVAQDGTYDRLHDKWFKDTAWMADIE; via the coding sequence ATGTTCAAAAGGTATGGTTCGGCATTGCTGATAGGCGCTGTCGCATTGATGTTCGGTGGCCCGCTGCAGGCTGGCGCCCTGGATGACGCCGTGCGGCGCGGCGTGCTCAAGGTGGGCACCACGCCCACCTATGTGCCCTTTGAAATGACCGACCGGCAGGGGCGCATTGTCGGCTTTGAAATCGACTTGCTCCAGGCCATGAGCCGTGCCCTCGACGTCGAGTTGGAGTTGGTTGCGGTGCCCTATACCGAGCTGCTGCCGGGGCTCATGGCGAAGCGCTTCGATCTGATCGGCAGCGGCATGACCGTCACCCAGCAACGCAATCTCAGGTTGAATTTCAGTGATGCCTTCATGGTGGTGGGCCAGACCGTGCTGCTGCACCCCAGCCTGGCGGGCAAGGTCACCAGCATCGAAGACCTGGATGAAGCGGGCTACCGGATCGCGGCCACTGCCGGCACCACGGGGGAAATGGCGGCGCAACGGTTCCTGGGGGCGGCCCGGCTCAGCAGTTTCACCACGCCGGAAGAAGGCGTGCGGCACGTGGTGGAAGGCAAGGCCGATGCGTTCGTCCACGACGCACCGTACAACCTGATCGCTATCAGCCGAGCGGAAAACGCCAGCCTGTTTGCCCTCGAACAACCCTTTACCTACGAGCCCCTGGCGTTCGGCCTGAAAAAGGGCGATTACGACAGCCTCAACTGGATCAATCACTTCCTCAACCAGGTGGCCCAGGACGGCACCTATGATCGGCTGCACGACAAGTGGTTCAAGGACACGGCCTGGATGGCGGATATTGAGTGA